One segment of Rosa chinensis cultivar Old Blush chromosome 6, RchiOBHm-V2, whole genome shotgun sequence DNA contains the following:
- the LOC112173109 gene encoding T-complex protein 1 subunit beta has product MPVDTIFKDEASEEKGELARLASFVGAMAIADLVKTTLGPKGMDKILQSTGRGHEVTVTNDGATILKSLHIDNAAAKVLVDISKVQDDEVGDGTTSVVVLAGELLREAEKLVAAKIHPMTIISGYRMAAECARDALLKKVVDNKADSERFKSDLMKIAKTTLSSKILSQDKEHFAQLAVDAVMRLQGSTNLESIQIIKKPGGSLKDSFLDEGFILDKKIGLGQPKRIENAKILVANTAMDTDKVKIYGARVRVDSMSKVADIEVAEKEKMREKVKKIIGHGINCFVNRQLIYNFPEELFADAGILAIEHADFDGIERLALVTGGEIASTFDNPESVKLGHCDLIEEIMIGEDKLIHFSGVELGQACTIVLRGASHHVLDEAERSLHDALCVLSQTVNDSRVLLGGGWPEMIMAKEVDVLAKKTPGKKSHAIEAFARALLTIPTIIADNAGLDSAELVAQLRAEHHKEGCTAGIDVISGTVGDMAERGISEAFKVKQAVLLSATEAAEMILRVDEIITCAPRQRENRM; this is encoded by the exons ATGCCG GTCGATACCATTTTCAAAGATGAAGCTAGTGAGGAGAAAGGAGAGCTTGCCCGATTG GCTTCATTTGTGGGTGCAATGGCAATTGCTGACCTCGTCAAGACAACCTTAGGGCCAAAGGGAATG GATAAAATACTGCAATCAACAGGAAGAGGACATGAAGTTACTGTTACCAATGATGGAGCCACCATCTTAAAGTCGCTGCATATTGACAATGCAGCTGCTAAAGTCCTTGTTG ATATTTCAAAAGTTCAAGATGATGAAGTTGGTGATGGGACAACTTCTGTTGTTGTTCTGGCGGGAGAACTCTTAAGGGAGGCAGAAAAGCTGGTTGCAGCGAAGATTCACCCAATGACAATTATATCAG GTTATCGAATGGCAGCTGAATGTGCTCGTGATGCTTTGTTGAAGAAGGTTGTTGATAATAAGGCTGATTCTG AGAGATTTAAGTCAGACTTGATGAAAATTGCAAAGACTACTTTGAGCTCCAAAATTCTTTCCCAGGATAAGGAGCATTTTGCGCAACTAGCAGTGGATGCTGTGATGCGACTGCAG GGAAGCACCAACTTGGAGTCTATCCAAATTATAAAGAAACCTGGTGGATCACTCAAGGATTCTTTTTTGGATGAAGG ATTTATTCTTGACAAGAAAATAGGTCTTGGTCAGCCCAAACGTATAGAGAATGCCAAGATTTTGGTTGCAAATACAGCAATGGACACAGACAAAGTGAAGATTTATGGGGCTCGTGTTCGTGTTGATTCAATGTCTAAGGTTGCTGATATTGAAGTggccgaaaaagaaaaaatgagggAAAAGGTGAAGAAGATCATCGGTCATGGGATTAACTGCTTTGTTAACAGACAGCTGATTTACAATTTCCCAGAAGAGCTGTTTGCAGATGCAGGAATACTTGCAATTGAGCATGCTGATTTTGATGGCATTGAACGTTTGGCCTTGGTAACTGGTGGTGAAATTGCATCAACGTTTGATAATCCCGAGTCAGTTAAGCTTGGGCACTGTGATCTCATTGAGGAAATCATGATTGGTGAGGACAAGTTGATCCACTTTTCTGGTGTTGAACTGGGCCAGGCTTGTACAATAGTATTGAGAGGCGCAAG CCATCATGTGCTGGATGAGGCTGAAAGGTCTCTGCACGATGCCTTGTGTGTTCTGTCTCAGACAGTCAATGACAGCAGGGTTTTGCTTGGAGGTGGATGGCCTGAGATGATTATGGCTAAGGAAGTTGATGTGCTAGCCAAGAAGACTCCTGGAAAGAAATCTCATGCTATTGAAGCCTTCGCACGGGCACTCTTGACCATTCCAACTATCATTGCTGACAATGCTGGTTTGGACAGTGCTGAGTTGGTTGCACAGCTACGTGCTGAACACCACAAGGAAGGATGCACTGCTGGGATTGACGTCATCTCTGGAACT GTGGGAGACATGGCAGAACGAGGGATATCTGAAGCGTTTAAAGTTAAGCAGGCTGTCTTGCTCTCTGCGACAGAGGCCGCAGAGATGATTCTTAGAGTTGATGAGATCATCACATGTGCACCACgacagagagaaaatagaatgTGA
- the LOC112172259 gene encoding L-ascorbate oxidase homolog, giving the protein MPLNLAGGAISALLCLSLTATLLSVVTAEDPYRFFEWNVTYGDIYPLGVRQKGILINGQFPGPDIHSVTNDNLIINVFNSLDEPFLISWNGIQQRHNSFQDGVYGTTCPIPPGRNLTYILQVKDQIGSLYYFPSLAFHKAAGGFGGIRILSRPRIPVPFPDPAGDFTVLIGDWYKSNHTDLKAHLDRGKKLPFPDGILINGRGPNQFSLTFEQGKTYRLRISNVGLQHSLNFRIQNHKMKLVEVEGTHTLQTTYSSLDVHVGQSYSVLVTADQPGHDYYIVVSSRFSTPILTTPGILHYSGAGGQVSGPPPGGPTIQIDWSLNQARSIRTNLTASGPRPNPQGSYHYGLIPLAKTYILASSAGQVSGKQRYGVNSVSFIPADTPLKLADYYKIEGVFRVGSISDWPTGGGLYLDTSVLGADYRAFVEIVFQNDEDIVQSWHLDGYQFFVVGMDGGKWTAASRNGYNLRDAVARSTTQVYPFSWTAIHVSLDNVGMWNLRTEFWARQYLGQQLYLRVYTTSTSIRDEYPIPRNARLCGRASGRRTRP; this is encoded by the exons ATGCCGCTAAACTTAGCGGGAGGTGCCATTTCGGCACTGCTATGCCTCAGTCTCACTGCCACTCTGCTCTCCGTGGTTACCGCTGAAGATCCCTACCGTTTCTTCGAATGGAATGTCACTTACGGCGACATCTACCCGCTCGGTGTTCGCCAAAAG GGAATACTTATCAACGGCCAGTTCCCCGGCCCGGATATTCACTCCGTTACCAATGACAACCTCATCATCAATGTCTTCAACAGCTTGGACGAGCCTTTTCTCATTTCCTG GAATGGGATCCAACAGAGACATAATTCATTTCAGGATGGTGTGTATGGGACAACTTGCCCAATTCCACCAGGGAGGAACCTTACATACATTCTCCAAGTGAAGGATCAGATTGGAAGTCTCTACTACTTCCCTTCTCTTGCATTTCACAAGGCCGCCGGTGGTTTCGGAGGCATTAGAATTCTCAGCCGGCCAAGGATTCCTGTCCCTTTTCCGGATCCCGCCGGTGACTTCACCgttcttattggggattggtATAAGTCTAACCACACG GACTTGAAAGCTCATCTTGATCGTGGTAAGAAGCTACCTTTCCCTGATGGAATCCTTATCAATGGTCGCGGGCCCAATCAGTTTTCTCTCACATTTGAGCAAG GAAAGACTTACAGGCTCAGGATATCCAACGTCGGGTTGCAACACTCACTCAACTTCCGCattcaaaaccacaaaatgAAGTTGGTGGAAGTGGAAGGAACACACACCCTCCAAACTACTTACTCATCTCTTGATGTACACGTTGGTCAATCTTACTCTGTTCTAGTAACAGCTGATCAGCCCGGACATGACTACTACATTGTGGTTTCCTCTCGTTTCAGCACTCCGATTCTCACCACCCCCGGCATTCTTCATTACAGCGGCGCTGGGGGACAAGTCTCTGGCCCACCCCCTGGTGGACCTACAATCCAAATTGACTGGTCTTTAAACCAGGCCCGCTCTATTAG GACCAATCTTACCGCAAGTGGACCAAGGCCAAACCCACAGGGCTCATACCACTATGGACTCATTCCCTTAGCCAAAACCTACATCCTAGCAAGTTCTGCTGGTCAAGTCAGTGGCAAGCAAAGATATGGAGTGAACAGTGTGTCCTTTATCCCAGCAGACACTCCCCTAAAGCTTGCTGACTACTACAAAATTGAAGGAGTTTTCCGTGTTGGAAGCATCTCCGACTGGCCTACTGGTGGTGGATTGTATCTAGACACATCAGTTTTGGGTGCTGATTACAGAGCATTCGTAGAAATTGTGTTCCAAAATGATGAAGATATAGTTCAGAGCTGGCATCTTGATGGTTACCAGTTCTTTGTTGTTGG CATGGATGGAGGGAAGTGGACAGCTGCTAGTAGGAACGGGTACAATCTCCGAGATGCAGTGGCTCGTTCCACCACTCAG GTATATCCCTTCTCATGGACGGCAATACATGTTTCACTTGATAATGTGGGAATGTGGAACTTAAGGACTGAGTTCTGGGCACGACAGTACCTTGGACAACAATTGTATTTGCGTGTTTATACAACATCTACTTCAATCAGGGATGAATACCCTATTCCGAGGAACGCACGTCTTTGTGGCAGAGCAAGTGGCCGACGCACACGACCCTAG